From a single Cyclobacterium marinum DSM 745 genomic region:
- a CDS encoding sodium:solute symporter family protein, with protein sequence MELSTIDLIVIGLFFLLMLLIGVWSYFRNNDAEDYFVAGGKLPWWLSGISHHVSGYSGAVFVAYAGLAYTHGFSLYIWWALGIGLSVVISAKIFPVFWVRLRKRFKIQSPLEFLANRYNLATQQLMAWSGVILKLFDIGAKWAAIAILLNVFTGISLTYGILISGGISLLYITFGGLWAVIITDFAQFIVQIIAGLVMFYVVIEKLGGIESVFTVWDQLPEGNGDPFNEPYTVGFALLFLFINFLSYNGGQWNLATRYISSPSEQEATKAARLSGILYIIWPLILFFPMWAAPVILPDLEDPTQSYGILTMELLPVGLIGLVIASLFANTMSMTSSDINTISAVITRDILPAVNKKFRDGKTSLLTARITTFLFTLGTILVALQFEKFGGVLGLIISWFGALVGPIAVPMLFGLIPWFKSCGPKAAIGSILVGLLAFVITKNVDVGSLALEIGLPVICSTITYILIGFIERDNVPEKVKQMLEDVSHE encoded by the coding sequence ATGGAATTAAGTACCATTGACCTGATCGTAATCGGGCTATTCTTTTTACTGATGCTACTCATTGGCGTATGGTCCTATTTTAGGAACAATGATGCTGAGGATTATTTCGTTGCAGGAGGTAAACTTCCTTGGTGGCTGTCGGGGATATCCCACCACGTATCAGGTTACAGTGGGGCCGTTTTTGTGGCCTATGCAGGCTTGGCTTATACTCACGGGTTTTCTTTATACATCTGGTGGGCACTGGGTATAGGTTTGTCTGTTGTTATTTCTGCAAAAATTTTCCCTGTATTTTGGGTACGCTTAAGGAAAAGGTTCAAAATCCAGTCTCCCCTGGAATTTCTAGCCAACCGATATAACCTAGCCACCCAGCAATTAATGGCATGGAGTGGGGTAATTTTGAAGTTATTTGATATTGGAGCCAAATGGGCGGCAATAGCTATATTACTGAATGTATTCACTGGAATTTCATTGACCTATGGTATTTTGATTTCAGGTGGCATCTCCTTGCTTTACATTACCTTTGGAGGTTTGTGGGCAGTAATTATTACCGATTTTGCTCAGTTTATTGTTCAGATCATTGCAGGTCTTGTTATGTTCTATGTGGTAATCGAGAAACTAGGTGGTATTGAAAGTGTATTTACCGTATGGGATCAATTACCGGAAGGTAATGGAGATCCATTTAATGAGCCCTATACGGTGGGTTTTGCCCTTCTGTTTTTGTTTATCAATTTTCTGTCTTACAATGGTGGGCAGTGGAATTTGGCTACCAGATACATCTCTTCCCCTTCAGAGCAAGAAGCTACAAAAGCAGCGCGATTATCCGGTATCCTATACATTATCTGGCCATTGATATTGTTCTTTCCAATGTGGGCAGCTCCCGTGATCCTTCCGGATCTGGAAGACCCAACACAGTCATATGGGATTTTGACAATGGAATTGTTGCCTGTAGGCTTAATAGGACTGGTAATCGCCTCTCTTTTTGCCAATACAATGTCTATGACTTCTTCTGATATCAACACGATTTCAGCAGTAATTACCAGAGACATTTTACCTGCGGTAAATAAAAAATTCAGGGATGGAAAAACCTCTTTATTGACGGCAAGAATTACTACTTTCCTATTTACCCTTGGAACAATCCTTGTCGCTCTTCAATTTGAGAAATTTGGAGGAGTTTTGGGATTAATCATTAGTTGGTTTGGTGCCTTGGTAGGTCCTATTGCTGTTCCAATGTTATTCGGTTTGATTCCATGGTTCAAATCGTGTGGCCCAAAAGCCGCTATTGGATCAATTCTAGTTGGACTTTTAGCTTTTGTGATTACCAAAAATGTAGATGTTGGAAGTCTGGCACTCGAAATAGGTTTGCCGGTAATTTGCTCTACGATTACTTATATACTGATTGGCTTTATTGAGCGAGACAATGTGCCTGAAAAGGTAAAGCAAATGCTTGAAGACGTTTCTCACGAATAG
- a CDS encoding sugar phosphate isomerase/epimerase family protein — MNNKSFKLGLLSLFLMLSFHIQAQEGMPKGWKVGSQAYTFRLFSLEETLEKLNSIGVKYVEMYPGQKISKSGNETTDFTSITADGKAKIKALLNKYDIEAVAYGVVNASDEDLPKLFDFAKELGIGILTSESKPNQFDQIEKLCEEYQIKLALHNHPVPSYYWHPEVASRMLEGRSELMGVCADIGHWVRSGLNPVDCLKQLEGRIISLHIKDLNKFGVRDAHDLPWGTGTSNVAGVLHELHRQGFEGAFSAEYEHNWENNLPDVEESIAYFKRVAAQL, encoded by the coding sequence ATGAACAATAAATCATTCAAATTAGGCCTATTATCCCTTTTTCTTATGCTATCCTTCCATATTCAGGCCCAGGAAGGGATGCCTAAAGGGTGGAAAGTGGGCAGTCAAGCCTACACTTTCAGACTTTTTTCTCTTGAAGAAACATTAGAAAAGCTTAACAGTATAGGAGTAAAATACGTAGAAATGTATCCCGGTCAAAAAATTAGTAAATCCGGCAATGAAACCACTGATTTTACAAGTATAACTGCTGATGGTAAAGCAAAAATCAAAGCCTTATTAAACAAATACGATATAGAAGCCGTAGCTTATGGCGTAGTCAATGCCAGTGATGAGGATTTGCCCAAATTATTTGATTTTGCCAAAGAACTAGGAATAGGAATACTCACTTCAGAGTCAAAGCCTAACCAATTTGACCAAATTGAAAAGCTTTGCGAGGAATACCAAATTAAACTTGCTTTACACAACCATCCGGTACCTTCTTATTATTGGCATCCAGAGGTTGCTTCCAGAATGCTAGAAGGAAGATCAGAATTAATGGGTGTATGTGCAGATATTGGCCACTGGGTAAGGTCGGGCCTCAATCCTGTAGATTGCCTTAAGCAATTAGAAGGTAGAATTATCAGCCTTCATATAAAAGATTTAAACAAATTTGGTGTTAGAGATGCTCATGATTTGCCATGGGGAACAGGCACAAGTAATGTAGCTGGTGTACTTCATGAATTGCATCGACAAGGTTTTGAAGGAGCATTTTCTGCAGAATACGAGCACAATTGGGAGAATAATCTTCCTGATGTGGAAGAAAGCATTGCCTATTTTAAGCGTGTAGCAGCTCAGTTATAA
- a CDS encoding glycerophosphodiester phosphodiesterase, producing MKNENNFELIAHRGGVVNKQIPENSLKALNEAINRGYYMVEVDVRLTKDGVLITHHDKDFKRYYGEDRLVTAMTWEEIQGLTGDLGQKVLKLETVLAHCEGKIQVMIDNKIQGFEKEAFDEIINLLDRYGLRGEALMIGTEASTEYFTGKINLSCSIDQLKENVKRKDFNPNNYYLFSSAIPSAEFNWAKEHSFMVVGAVNTWVYAHKKKETPEETIEKLKQVGVTFFQIDSIYETFF from the coding sequence TTGAAGAACGAGAATAATTTTGAGTTAATAGCCCATAGAGGAGGAGTAGTAAACAAACAAATTCCGGAAAACAGTTTGAAGGCCTTAAATGAGGCAATCAATCGGGGGTATTATATGGTAGAGGTGGATGTGAGGTTGACCAAAGATGGGGTGTTAATTACACATCACGACAAAGACTTTAAAAGGTATTATGGGGAGGACCGGCTCGTAACAGCCATGACCTGGGAAGAAATTCAGGGACTAACAGGTGATTTGGGGCAAAAGGTCTTGAAGTTAGAAACTGTCTTGGCTCATTGTGAAGGAAAAATTCAAGTGATGATAGACAACAAAATTCAAGGATTTGAGAAAGAGGCTTTCGATGAAATTATCAACTTGCTTGATCGGTATGGGTTACGGGGAGAAGCTTTAATGATCGGTACTGAGGCTTCTACGGAATATTTTACCGGAAAGATCAATTTAAGCTGCTCTATAGATCAATTGAAAGAGAATGTCAAAAGAAAGGATTTTAATCCCAATAACTATTACCTGTTTTCCAGTGCGATCCCTTCAGCAGAATTTAATTGGGCCAAGGAGCACTCATTTATGGTGGTGGGGGCTGTGAATACATGGGTCTATGCGCACAAGAAGAAGGAAACTCCAGAAGAAACCATAGAAAAGCTTAAACAAGTGGGAGTTACCTTTTTTCAAATTGATTCAATATATGAAACCTTTTTTTAA
- a CDS encoding sulfatase, translating into MKKEMTLSFFLLFISLNNFGYQREAASKNTLPNIILINVDDMGWRDTGFMGSQFYETPNLDLLASKGVIFNQAYAAAANCAPSRACMMSGENTPRHGVYTVANSDRGKSENRKLVPTVNNPTIADHHLLFSELLQQNGYITCHSGKWHISKDPLTRGFDINIGGSDAGNPGSYYPPYKNVPSIQSTSDDYLTDLVMDKTLDFIANNQEQPFFLNYSPYAVHTPIQPVTGLLDKYLGKSPSNGQSDAKYATMVENLDRNIGRLINLLQEKKLFENTFIFFVTDNGGLYKVTKQRPLRAGKGSYYEGGIRIPAFAVWPGEIRPGQVSEVPITNLDIFPTLLELAGIEKPENKNLDGISLLPLLTAGKNLPKRPFFWHFPIYLEGGNAESQDPVFRTRPGSAIRYGNWKLIQYFEKGDLELYNLKEDISESNNLVNEKPDKAKELLTLIENWRESTHAPLPKTLNPDFIAKKVTN; encoded by the coding sequence ATGAAAAAAGAAATGACCCTATCCTTCTTTTTGCTATTCATTTCACTAAATAATTTTGGCTATCAAAGAGAAGCAGCATCTAAAAATACCCTTCCAAATATAATCTTGATCAACGTAGATGACATGGGATGGAGAGATACAGGTTTTATGGGCAGTCAATTCTATGAAACCCCCAACCTGGACCTTTTGGCATCAAAAGGAGTGATTTTTAATCAAGCCTATGCTGCAGCGGCCAATTGTGCTCCTAGCAGGGCTTGTATGATGAGTGGTGAGAACACGCCCCGCCATGGCGTATATACAGTGGCAAATTCCGATAGAGGGAAATCTGAAAACCGAAAGCTTGTTCCAACTGTCAATAATCCAACCATTGCTGACCATCACCTATTATTCTCAGAATTACTGCAACAAAATGGTTACATCACTTGCCATTCGGGAAAATGGCACATCAGCAAGGATCCTTTGACTCGAGGATTTGATATAAATATCGGTGGCTCTGATGCCGGAAACCCCGGAAGCTATTATCCTCCTTACAAAAATGTACCAAGTATTCAGTCTACAAGCGATGATTACCTGACAGACCTGGTAATGGACAAAACACTCGATTTCATAGCCAACAATCAAGAACAACCATTTTTCCTCAATTATTCCCCTTACGCAGTACATACACCTATCCAACCGGTGACCGGCTTGCTGGACAAATACCTTGGTAAATCACCTTCAAACGGTCAAAGCGATGCTAAATATGCTACCATGGTGGAGAATTTAGACCGGAATATTGGTCGCCTAATTAATTTATTGCAGGAAAAAAAGTTGTTTGAAAACACCTTTATCTTTTTCGTTACCGACAATGGTGGCCTTTATAAAGTTACCAAACAAAGACCCTTGAGGGCAGGAAAAGGTTCTTATTATGAAGGGGGGATTAGAATACCTGCATTTGCTGTTTGGCCTGGCGAGATACGTCCCGGACAGGTATCCGAGGTGCCGATTACCAACCTTGACATTTTTCCAACCCTTCTGGAATTGGCGGGTATTGAAAAACCGGAAAATAAAAATTTGGATGGAATTAGCTTACTCCCCCTGTTGACCGCTGGCAAAAATCTTCCAAAAAGGCCGTTTTTTTGGCATTTCCCTATTTACCTTGAAGGTGGCAATGCGGAGAGTCAGGATCCGGTATTCAGAACACGACCAGGTTCTGCCATTCGGTATGGAAACTGGAAACTCATCCAATATTTTGAAAAGGGTGATTTAGAACTTTATAACCTAAAGGAAGACATTTCCGAAAGCAATAACCTCGTGAATGAAAAGCCGGACAAAGCCAAGGAATTGTTAACCTTGATTGAAAATTGGAGGGAAAGTACACATGCTCCCCTACCAAAAACTTTAAACCCTGATTTTATAGCCAAAAAGGTAACCAATTAA
- a CDS encoding DUF4221 family protein produces the protein MRQITFLLIVSVLISCHSKNNDQGSHDTLYSVDTLLIDSKGQPLYLKYQLINSSIDEEKRSIYLFNDFNHSIDEVNLDELALVNNYPFETEGPDGTGEPVNNFNVLKDGRFFIKSFSKSGVFDRSGALKQKIDWINSIDSTGIKYGEVPNIELLGEHTGLTVFGLNYDYKNREIGLDVLSVQKNVVKRFEIDAERSYRDFILTVEGTQYVLDPNVFLVVENNSIIISHQFSNEVLLFNSEGGFIKKVDYEPKLTPKRVNKGNEKGLADLKQVREEYKNYLGQVCFYPPVWDEVNKRYLRLSTKSVYSEKESKNSFLPEVQESKAYLSVFDVDFNLVSELAIPELTMKPTKYFAKDGKLWVFKNFSDELGFIVVDI, from the coding sequence ATGAGACAAATAACATTTCTATTAATTGTAAGTGTATTGATTTCCTGTCATTCTAAAAATAATGATCAGGGGAGTCATGATACTTTGTATTCGGTAGATACCCTCCTCATTGATTCCAAAGGGCAACCTCTTTATTTGAAATATCAACTTATAAATTCGAGTATTGACGAGGAGAAACGATCGATTTATTTATTCAATGATTTTAATCATTCAATTGATGAAGTTAATCTAGATGAATTGGCACTTGTAAATAATTATCCATTCGAAACAGAAGGACCGGATGGTACAGGAGAGCCTGTGAATAACTTTAATGTATTGAAAGATGGTCGGTTTTTCATTAAATCTTTTAGTAAGTCTGGAGTTTTCGATAGAAGTGGTGCCTTAAAACAAAAAATTGACTGGATAAATTCAATTGATTCAACCGGTATTAAATATGGAGAGGTCCCCAATATCGAGTTATTGGGTGAGCATACTGGATTGACAGTATTTGGACTCAATTATGATTATAAAAATCGAGAAATAGGTCTTGATGTGCTGTCGGTACAGAAAAATGTGGTCAAACGATTTGAGATAGATGCCGAAAGGTCATATCGTGATTTTATTTTGACTGTTGAAGGTACCCAATATGTTTTAGACCCCAACGTCTTCTTGGTGGTTGAAAATAATTCTATTATAATAAGCCATCAATTTTCAAATGAAGTGCTTTTATTTAATTCTGAAGGCGGATTTATAAAAAAAGTAGATTATGAACCTAAATTGACACCTAAGCGGGTCAATAAAGGAAATGAAAAAGGTCTTGCTGATTTGAAACAAGTACGGGAAGAATATAAAAATTACTTGGGGCAAGTTTGTTTTTATCCACCGGTTTGGGATGAGGTGAATAAACGATACCTCCGTTTATCTACCAAATCGGTATATTCCGAGAAGGAATCTAAAAATTCTTTTCTTCCGGAAGTACAAGAATCGAAGGCGTATTTATCTGTATTTGATGTTGATTTCAATTTAGTCTCTGAGTTGGCCATTCCTGAATTAACCATGAAACCTACTAAGTATTTCGCCAAAGATGGGAAGCTATGGGTTTTTAAAAATTTCTCAGATGAATTGGGTTTTATTGTTGTTGATATTTGA
- a CDS encoding LacI family DNA-binding transcriptional regulator, with protein MAKPITIKDIAEKLNVSIATVSRALRGSSEIKKETKMAVLEMAKEMDYHPNLLASSLSSKKSKIIGVVVPTINRYFWSNSISGIENIAYKEGYKVMIFQSGESFNKEVEIVETLANSRVDGIIISFSKETKDFNHVHQVIERGIPVVMLERTCKNMKASKVSTDDKNGAYTITKHLIEQGRKNIAYICGPLSLGGCKDRLKGYQEALKKAGLPFRKDYVVEVEDFRFEQAGQALEKLWDMTVKPDGILCFADILAIGTIHTAHNLGIKIPEQLSVAGFGDDETSRFISPAITTMAQPSFEMGELAAQIILEEIGLSGESCQIRTEIIKPEIIIREST; from the coding sequence ATGGCGAAACCCATTACCATAAAAGATATAGCCGAAAAATTAAATGTCTCCATCGCCACGGTATCACGGGCATTAAGAGGTTCCTCTGAAATAAAGAAAGAAACCAAAATGGCAGTTCTGGAGATGGCCAAAGAAATGGATTACCATCCAAACCTATTGGCAAGCAGCCTTAGTAGTAAAAAATCTAAGATTATAGGTGTTGTGGTCCCTACCATTAACAGGTATTTTTGGTCCAATTCCATTTCAGGAATTGAAAACATTGCCTACAAAGAGGGTTATAAAGTGATGATTTTTCAGTCAGGAGAATCATTCAACAAGGAAGTCGAGATTGTAGAAACACTGGCCAACAGCCGAGTTGACGGGATAATAATATCCTTCTCAAAAGAGACAAAGGATTTTAACCATGTTCATCAAGTGATTGAAAGAGGCATTCCCGTGGTAATGTTAGAAAGAACCTGTAAGAACATGAAGGCATCAAAGGTTAGTACAGATGATAAAAATGGCGCCTACACCATCACTAAACATTTGATTGAACAAGGAAGAAAAAATATTGCTTATATCTGTGGACCATTGTCCTTAGGGGGCTGCAAGGATCGTCTCAAAGGTTACCAAGAAGCATTAAAAAAGGCAGGATTACCTTTTAGGAAGGATTATGTGGTAGAAGTTGAAGATTTTAGATTTGAGCAGGCGGGGCAGGCATTGGAAAAACTATGGGACATGACAGTTAAACCAGATGGAATTCTGTGTTTTGCCGATATTCTGGCGATTGGCACCATACATACTGCCCATAACCTTGGCATAAAGATTCCAGAACAGCTATCTGTTGCAGGTTTTGGAGACGATGAAACCAGTCGCTTTATCAGCCCTGCCATCACTACTATGGCTCAACCCTCTTTTGAAATGGGAGAATTGGCAGCTCAAATTATTTTGGAGGAGATCGGACTTTCGGGGGAGTCATGCCAGATTAGGACAGAAATAATAAAGCCAGAAATCATTATTAGGGAGAGTACGTGA
- a CDS encoding SusC/RagA family TonB-linked outer membrane protein: protein MTRKLLLFLCLALLLGLSESFAQSVQVKGTVTDDSDLPVPGVSILVKGTNQGTVTDIDGNYQLNVANAQSVLVFSFLGFKNQEITVGNQDQIDVKLQSEMSDLGEVVVVGYGTQKKSDLTGAVATIGGRDLANRRTANVSQALQGQVSGVMVTRNNSAPGSSANIRIRGITTIGDSNPLIIMDGVPVNSIDHINPNDIENISVLKDAASASIYGSRAAAGVILVTTKRAKKGELSLNYNFEYGTEVPTRIPEYVDVTRYMGMVNELRWNDNGNDGNEYPLYPQDMVDNYMDLNASNPDLYPNTDWVGLILKKSAPRQRHSLDISGGTDAIRTKASFVYDKFDALYEGRTFERFTARVNTDGNITDKLGFTADVFLRREILNQPSMDPIYMMNISAPVYAAEWQDGRVAEGKTGANIYGQLKYGGTRQNWENQVGGRLGLNYEITEGLKISAIASPNFGFDKGKNFQKKVSYTAWDDPTVTLGNLQWANSTYLSEARNDNQQLTTQLLLNYDKVFGKHTLNVLAGNESFQSFNENLSASRDQFLLDNYPYLNLGPLEFRGNSGSAYENAYNSWFGRFSYNYDNKYFLQGNLRYDASSRFASDYRWGSFPSFSAGWVLSEEDFLKGHEAISFLKLRGSYGTLGNERIGNYPYQSTIGFSNVLFHQGSNVVSSQSSAQWQYAIPNISWEKTSSYNIGVDANFLNYRLRVSGEYFNKTTSDMLLPLEIPDYIGFDNPDQNTGQMNTKGWELDLGWADDINELGYSISFNISDFKSVMGDLGGIQFLGSQVRKEGSEFDEWYGYVSQGLFQTQEEVDNSPVMNANVKPGDVKYLDISGPNGEPDGKISPEYDRTLLGGSMPRFMYGGNIQLDFRNFDFGLVIQGIGKQNSRLSGLMVEPLVENWGSIPQIIDNNYWSTYNSAAENENVGYPRLSRNSQSNNYAMSDYWMINGAYFRLKNISLGYTLPTSIAERLGMQNIRVYGNATDLLTIDNYPQGWDPEVSVTGYPITSSFLMGVSVQF from the coding sequence ATGACAAGAAAACTACTATTATTCTTATGCCTAGCTCTATTGTTAGGTTTAAGCGAATCTTTTGCACAATCCGTGCAAGTAAAAGGTACTGTCACCGATGATTCGGATTTACCCGTTCCAGGGGTAAGTATCCTTGTGAAAGGAACCAATCAAGGAACTGTGACAGACATTGACGGCAATTACCAATTGAATGTGGCAAATGCCCAATCGGTATTGGTTTTTTCTTTCCTAGGTTTTAAAAACCAGGAAATTACCGTAGGAAATCAAGATCAAATTGATGTAAAACTACAATCAGAGATGTCAGATCTAGGAGAAGTAGTGGTGGTGGGATATGGTACCCAGAAAAAATCTGACCTTACAGGGGCAGTGGCAACCATCGGAGGTAGAGATTTGGCCAATCGGAGAACGGCCAATGTATCACAGGCCCTTCAAGGGCAGGTTTCAGGTGTCATGGTAACCCGGAACAACTCTGCGCCGGGTTCTTCTGCCAATATTAGAATTCGTGGAATTACTACCATTGGAGACAGTAATCCTTTAATTATTATGGATGGGGTGCCGGTTAATAGCATTGACCATATCAATCCCAATGACATTGAAAACATATCCGTGCTTAAAGATGCAGCTTCAGCATCTATTTATGGTTCACGAGCTGCGGCAGGCGTAATTCTGGTAACCACCAAAAGAGCGAAAAAGGGTGAACTAAGCCTGAATTATAATTTTGAATATGGTACTGAAGTCCCTACCAGAATTCCGGAATATGTAGACGTAACACGCTATATGGGCATGGTGAACGAATTAAGGTGGAATGACAATGGGAATGATGGCAATGAATACCCCTTGTATCCACAAGACATGGTGGACAACTACATGGACTTAAACGCTTCGAACCCTGATTTGTATCCCAATACGGATTGGGTGGGGTTGATCCTCAAAAAGAGTGCTCCCAGACAACGCCATTCTTTGGATATCTCAGGAGGAACAGATGCAATCCGAACGAAAGCTTCATTTGTATATGACAAATTTGACGCTTTATATGAGGGAAGGACCTTTGAAAGGTTTACTGCCAGAGTTAACACGGATGGAAATATCACGGACAAACTTGGGTTTACAGCAGATGTTTTCTTAAGAAGAGAAATTCTGAATCAACCGAGCATGGATCCCATTTATATGATGAATATATCAGCGCCGGTTTATGCTGCAGAATGGCAAGATGGCAGAGTAGCTGAAGGCAAAACAGGAGCCAATATTTATGGTCAATTAAAATATGGTGGAACACGTCAAAATTGGGAAAATCAAGTCGGCGGCCGTTTGGGCTTGAATTATGAAATCACGGAAGGATTAAAAATTTCCGCTATTGCTTCTCCAAATTTTGGTTTTGATAAAGGAAAGAATTTTCAGAAAAAAGTAAGCTATACGGCATGGGACGACCCCACGGTGACCCTAGGTAACCTGCAATGGGCCAATTCCACCTATTTGAGCGAAGCTAGAAACGACAATCAGCAATTGACTACGCAATTGTTATTGAATTACGACAAGGTCTTTGGAAAACATACCTTGAACGTATTGGCAGGAAATGAAAGCTTTCAGTCATTTAATGAAAACCTTTCTGCCTCCAGAGATCAGTTTTTACTGGACAATTACCCTTACTTAAACTTAGGCCCTCTTGAGTTTAGGGGGAATTCAGGAAGTGCTTATGAAAATGCCTACAATTCCTGGTTTGGACGTTTTTCCTACAATTATGACAACAAATATTTCCTTCAAGGAAATTTAAGGTATGATGCCTCTTCCCGCTTTGCAAGTGATTATCGTTGGGGATCGTTCCCCTCCTTCTCAGCAGGTTGGGTATTGTCCGAAGAAGACTTTTTAAAAGGCCATGAGGCCATCTCCTTTCTTAAGTTGAGAGGTTCTTATGGTACCTTAGGTAACGAAAGAATAGGGAATTACCCATACCAATCTACCATCGGTTTTAGTAATGTATTGTTTCATCAAGGGTCCAATGTGGTGTCTTCCCAATCCTCTGCCCAATGGCAATATGCGATCCCAAATATTTCTTGGGAAAAAACCTCCTCATATAATATAGGTGTCGATGCCAATTTTCTCAATTATAGATTGAGAGTTTCGGGTGAATATTTCAATAAAACCACAAGCGATATGTTATTGCCTTTGGAAATTCCAGATTATATAGGCTTTGATAACCCTGATCAAAATACTGGTCAGATGAATACCAAAGGTTGGGAATTAGACCTTGGTTGGGCTGATGATATCAATGAACTGGGCTATAGCATTAGTTTCAACATCTCAGATTTCAAATCAGTGATGGGAGACCTGGGAGGCATTCAGTTTTTGGGAAGTCAGGTAAGGAAAGAAGGTTCTGAGTTTGACGAATGGTATGGCTATGTTTCTCAAGGGCTTTTCCAAACTCAGGAGGAAGTCGACAATTCTCCTGTGATGAATGCCAATGTAAAGCCCGGTGACGTGAAATACCTGGACATTAGCGGACCAAATGGAGAGCCTGACGGCAAAATCTCCCCTGAATATGACCGAACCCTTTTGGGCGGAAGTATGCCAAGATTTATGTATGGAGGTAATATACAGTTGGATTTCAGGAACTTTGATTTTGGACTTGTAATCCAAGGAATAGGTAAGCAAAATAGCCGTTTGTCAGGGTTAATGGTGGAACCACTTGTTGAAAACTGGGGATCAATACCACAAATAATAGATAATAACTACTGGAGTACATACAATAGTGCTGCGGAAAATGAAAATGTTGGCTATCCTAGATTATCTAGAAACAGTCAGTCAAACAACTATGCCATGTCAGATTATTGGATGATTAATGGTGCCTATTTCAGGTTGAAAAATATCTCTTTAGGATATACTCTTCCCACTTCGATTGCAGAAAGGTTAGGCATGCAAAATATCAGGGTTTATGGCAATGCTACAGACCTACTGACCATTGATAATTATCCACAAGGTTGGGATCCTGAAGTTTCTGTAACGGGCTATCCGATTACTTCCTCTTTCCTTATGGGTGTATCTGTTCAATTTTAA